The following proteins are encoded in a genomic region of Fibrobacter sp. UWR4:
- a CDS encoding fibrobacter succinogenes major paralogous domain-containing protein: MSIQNEITRLQGVKSNILAAIEAKNVIVPPGAALADCPDLIAAITGGGGGGEVGVYAKQIVGESGIKVVDENGYVGLVVNKYFSHNGAAYAGNYAIVVEGADFSSQGLGRVTFVEYGTLEIGGLEYRTVTIGNQTWMAENLQLNVPNSWFYNNDEATYGRNGKNYGRLYLWDAAMGISVAGWHLPTAAEWDQLANAIGGSGSAGTKLKSTTDWSSGNGTDNYGFSVIPAGRRGSGSFSNLGSYANFWTASENSSSNAYYRYFNAGASVYSDNYNKTSNAYSVRLVKDS; encoded by the coding sequence ATGTCGATTCAAAATGAAATTACAAGACTCCAGGGTGTAAAATCCAACATTCTGGCCGCCATTGAAGCAAAAAACGTTATCGTTCCTCCGGGAGCAGCTCTCGCGGATTGTCCCGACCTGATTGCAGCAATCACCGGTGGCGGTGGTGGCGGCGAAGTGGGCGTGTACGCAAAGCAAATTGTCGGCGAAAGTGGAATAAAGGTTGTTGATGAAAACGGCTATGTCGGGCTTGTTGTAAACAAGTATTTTTCGCACAATGGGGCTGCATACGCAGGTAATTATGCTATTGTGGTAGAAGGTGCTGACTTTTCTAGTCAGGGGCTTGGCCGAGTTACTTTCGTTGAATATGGAACGCTTGAAATTGGTGGACTTGAATATCGGACTGTGACCATCGGCAATCAAACATGGATGGCCGAAAATCTGCAACTCAATGTTCCAAACTCCTGGTTCTACAATAACGACGAAGCTACTTATGGACGCAATGGAAAGAACTATGGTCGTCTGTATCTTTGGGACGCTGCTATGGGCATATCTGTGGCAGGGTGGCATTTACCTACGGCTGCTGAATGGGATCAACTTGCTAACGCGATTGGAGGATCTGGAAGTGCAGGAACAAAGCTTAAATCAACTACAGATTGGTCTAGCGGTAACGGTACCGACAATTACGGCTTTTCTGTTATCCCTGCTGGCCGCCGGGGCTCGGGCTCCTTCAGCAATTTAGGCAGCTACGCGAACTTCTGGACGGCCTCAGAGAACTCATCTTCTAATGCCTACTACCGTTACTTCAATGCGGGCGCGTCGGTGTATTCGGACAACTACAATAAGACTAGCAACGCCTACTCTGTTCGTCTCGTCAAGGATTCCTAG
- a CDS encoding putative phage tail protein — translation MIDPNKSPHFKALKQLYPLQMDAEEYAVALELDRALAYADEAYNEISPSSAVRTLAMWEKLYELDGTGTIEDRRQALLAKYNLDSGIAEKHYKALALLMGYNVTIIPPKRLFRVGVSHLGEPMFDPDEQYTWTVVCGQMLNEILPLVNAFEDNKIPFTTIRWEVTKLAAFELEDGSLLELENGRVFVLENSAENASALMLEDGRVFELENGKIFILE, via the coding sequence ATGATTGACCCAAACAAAAGCCCCCATTTCAAGGCTCTAAAGCAGCTGTACCCGCTCCAAATGGATGCGGAGGAATATGCCGTTGCCCTGGAACTTGATAGAGCCTTGGCGTATGCAGACGAAGCCTATAACGAAATTTCGCCGTCTTCAGCAGTTCGCACCCTGGCAATGTGGGAAAAGCTGTATGAACTTGACGGTACCGGCACCATCGAGGATAGGCGGCAAGCCTTGCTTGCCAAGTATAACCTGGATTCAGGAATTGCCGAAAAGCATTATAAGGCCTTGGCGCTCCTTATGGGCTACAATGTGACCATCATACCGCCGAAAAGGCTATTCAGGGTAGGCGTTTCCCATTTAGGTGAACCAATGTTCGACCCCGACGAACAGTACACCTGGACGGTTGTCTGTGGGCAGATGCTTAACGAAATACTGCCTCTTGTGAACGCCTTTGAAGATAACAAGATTCCTTTCACCACAATTCGTTGGGAAGTGACAAAGCTTGCTGCCTTCGAACTTGAAGACGGAAGTCTGCTTGAACTTGAAAATGGACGTGTCTTTGTGCTTGAAAACAGCGCCGAAAACGCCTCCGCATTGATGCTTGAAGATGGCCGCGTCTTTGAACTTGAAAATGGTAAAATCTTTATCCTGGAGTAA
- a CDS encoding baseplate J/gp47 family protein encodes MSVTVDEILQRMIVDAKNFNPTINITQGTDTYIRFACAASAIWGLYKQTDWTLNQIFPTSMSVESLKRFAADRGQNVEGLTPSELLTFILSYIRKPASGGKPFDFERWALEATSVGKTVELQESMISGDVYELHASELLNPHVDTVGFELRTSDVEKYIVVDLGDPTPLIGVGLGFSTSRKAVLNVYGDDGEDAFIKIGEVDVAHGWCQLNFSKLEVSKLKIELQYIDGLEDWQQETLNHIKCTGLEIYGESDDVEAAATAKCLKNYNGVGTAMILVTPLNLSMRCCEAIRAKCEEEGPVAPREIYVNVPEEITVDLRIAVPGLPSLDVESFTKSVKKYFAELSPGKTLIPAQIVVLAIQNGATFARVYGSFNGSAEEELTDIVTCKETEVFTLGEMVVE; translated from the coding sequence ATGTCCGTAACAGTTGATGAAATCCTTCAGAGGATGATTGTCGATGCCAAGAACTTTAACCCTACGATCAACATTACGCAGGGAACCGATACCTACATCCGTTTTGCGTGCGCGGCATCTGCAATCTGGGGACTCTACAAGCAGACCGATTGGACCCTCAATCAGATTTTCCCCACGTCCATGAGCGTGGAAAGCCTCAAGAGATTCGCTGCAGATCGCGGTCAAAATGTCGAAGGGCTTACTCCAAGCGAACTTTTGACGTTCATCCTGTCCTATATCCGTAAGCCAGCAAGCGGCGGAAAACCTTTTGACTTTGAACGATGGGCACTCGAAGCCACCAGTGTCGGCAAGACCGTGGAACTTCAGGAATCCATGATCAGCGGCGATGTTTATGAGCTTCATGCCTCCGAGCTGCTGAATCCCCATGTCGATACCGTGGGCTTTGAACTGAGAACATCCGATGTCGAGAAGTACATCGTTGTGGATTTGGGCGACCCTACACCCCTTATTGGTGTAGGTCTTGGCTTCAGTACATCCAGAAAAGCCGTTCTGAATGTCTATGGAGACGATGGCGAAGACGCATTCATCAAGATTGGCGAAGTGGATGTTGCGCATGGATGGTGCCAGCTTAATTTCTCGAAACTTGAGGTCTCCAAGCTTAAAATTGAGCTCCAGTATATTGATGGTCTTGAGGATTGGCAACAGGAAACTCTTAACCACATCAAGTGTACCGGACTTGAAATTTATGGTGAAAGCGACGATGTAGAGGCGGCTGCAACAGCCAAATGCCTCAAGAATTACAACGGCGTGGGAACCGCAATGATCCTTGTAACTCCGCTCAACTTGTCTATGCGTTGTTGCGAGGCAATCCGCGCTAAATGCGAGGAAGAGGGGCCTGTAGCACCCCGGGAAATCTATGTCAATGTCCCGGAAGAAATCACGGTTGACTTAAGGATTGCCGTACCGGGGCTTCCGTCCTTGGATGTTGAATCCTTTACAAAATCCGTCAAGAAGTATTTTGCCGAACTTTCTCCGGGCAAAACCCTCATTCCGGCACAAATCGTTGTGCTTGCCATTCAAAACGGCGCGACTTTTGCCCGCGTCTATGGAAGTTTCAACGGCAGCGCTGAAGAAGAACTTACCGACATCGTGACCTGCAAGGAAACCGAAGTATTTACCCTTGGCGAAATGGTTGTAGAATGA
- a CDS encoding phage GP46 family protein, with translation MTFEDIKQEVELSLTVAKGSFFKKPEFGHRFKELLKAVASENTRIRAVKYAEEALQWLLDIKHLKSVEAFASYDSADRLLINVECVAYTGKTITFSRFVEVGNVRNS, from the coding sequence ATGACATTTGAAGACATCAAGCAAGAAGTCGAGCTTTCTCTTACGGTTGCAAAAGGTTCTTTCTTCAAGAAGCCGGAGTTTGGTCATAGATTCAAGGAACTTTTAAAGGCTGTCGCTTCTGAAAATACCAGGATAAGGGCAGTCAAATACGCAGAAGAAGCCCTTCAGTGGCTTCTCGATATCAAGCACCTTAAGTCTGTAGAAGCATTCGCGAGCTATGATAGCGCAGATAGGTTGCTTATCAACGTAGAATGCGTTGCCTATACAGGCAAGACCATCACTTTTAGCCGCTTTGTGGAGGTTGGCAATGTCCGTAACAGTTGA
- a CDS encoding reverse transcriptase domain-containing protein — MLRRTGFSVFPAGNRNSGSFNNLGSNANFWTASENSSSNAYNRNFNTGASMNSNNNNKTSNAYSVRLVKDSSEGTLTVPSIYPLLYRSYRQARKNKRNTKSQLKFELALETNLLKLANELVSRSYDLSPSVCFINETPVKREVVAADFRDRVVHHLLCSWLFPIFERQFIHDSYSCRKGKGTLLGINRVRGFLRAASADFHKDCWVLRLDVKGFFMSINKALLYNLIIEGLNKAKWEGVPDIGLCDFLIKMIVFAMPLETAMFRSPPEAWDDLPKDKTLKYAGESKGLPIGNLTSQLFGNIYMNKLDQFVKRTLKIRYYGRYVDDMVLISDNKEILIDAIDKIRQFLQNELKLTLHPLKINLQPAAYGFDFLGVHILPYRVYPGTRLRKNCKSAIQNPVPNLEKQKLRVGSYEGTFKHLNGTRKLQSLSMIQRRFNKL; from the coding sequence ATACTACGTCGTACAGGCTTTTCTGTTTTCCCTGCTGGCAACCGGAACTCGGGCTCCTTCAACAATTTAGGCAGCAACGCGAACTTCTGGACGGCCTCAGAGAACTCATCTTCTAATGCCTACAACCGTAACTTCAATACGGGCGCGTCGATGAATTCGAACAACAACAATAAGACTAGCAACGCCTACTCTGTTCGTCTCGTCAAGGACTCCTCAGAGGGCACCCTTACGGTGCCCTCTATTTATCCTTTATTATATAGATCGTATAGGCAGGCCCGAAAAAACAAAAGGAATACCAAAAGCCAGCTTAAATTTGAACTTGCCCTTGAAACAAACCTTCTTAAATTAGCCAATGAGCTTGTAAGCCGCTCCTATGATTTGTCTCCTTCAGTGTGCTTCATCAACGAAACCCCTGTAAAAAGAGAAGTCGTTGCCGCTGATTTTAGAGACAGGGTTGTTCACCATCTTCTTTGTTCCTGGTTGTTTCCCATATTTGAACGCCAGTTTATTCATGATTCTTATAGTTGCAGAAAAGGTAAAGGAACTCTTTTGGGGATCAACCGTGTAAGGGGCTTTTTAAGAGCCGCTAGTGCCGATTTTCACAAGGACTGCTGGGTTCTTAGGCTCGATGTCAAAGGCTTCTTTATGAGCATTAATAAGGCACTACTATATAATTTAATCATAGAAGGATTAAACAAGGCCAAGTGGGAAGGTGTCCCTGATATAGGTTTATGTGATTTCCTGATAAAAATGATAGTGTTTGCCATGCCATTGGAAACAGCAATGTTTAGAAGTCCACCAGAAGCCTGGGATGATCTGCCAAAGGATAAAACACTTAAATACGCTGGAGAATCCAAAGGACTTCCGATAGGAAACTTGACTTCACAGCTTTTTGGTAACATCTATATGAATAAATTGGATCAATTTGTTAAAAGGACCCTAAAAATCCGGTATTATGGTCGTTATGTGGACGATATGGTTCTTATTTCTGACAATAAGGAAATTCTTATAGATGCCATTGATAAAATACGGCAATTTCTACAAAATGAATTAAAACTCACCCTTCACCCGCTAAAAATAAACCTACAGCCAGCTGCATACGGCTTTGATTTCCTTGGTGTTCATATATTGCCGTACCGTGTATATCCGGGGACTCGTTTGCGCAAAAACTGCAAATCAGCAATCCAAAATCCTGTTCCAAACCTGGAGAAACAGAAATTAAGGGTCGGTAGCTATGAGGGAACGTTTAAACATCTTAATGGTACGCGTAAATTGCAGAGCTTATCGATGATTCAAAGGCGATTTAACAAGCTTTAA
- a CDS encoding Rpn family recombination-promoting nuclease/putative transposase — protein sequence MSYQMKRYEDLDITDNFMFAKVFSNEDVAKDFLQDVLKITIDKISVVGEATAQEDLFHKSVRFDVAVKEEIADESGVSRPGRYFDIELQMVDTGELPKRARYYQGMCDLDVLAKGVNYTMLQEQYILFICPEDIFDEGLPVYRFQNREESDPSILMGDLCYKNFYIFSKHSEIADEATREYMQYFATKQGSSSKMKHIQDLVEKYRRDPVAKKAYMTLEQELDIRYKKGREEGRKDKALEMARAMLAKGKPVSEIIEFTGLSEEEVKALQKNHNLG from the coding sequence ATGAGTTACCAGATGAAAAGGTACGAGGACCTTGATATTACGGACAATTTCATGTTCGCCAAGGTTTTTAGCAATGAGGATGTAGCCAAGGATTTTCTGCAGGATGTTCTCAAGATCACCATCGACAAGATTTCCGTAGTTGGCGAGGCTACTGCTCAGGAGGATCTCTTCCACAAGAGCGTACGTTTTGACGTGGCCGTGAAGGAAGAAATCGCTGATGAGTCGGGCGTGTCTAGGCCGGGCCGCTATTTTGATATCGAGCTTCAGATGGTCGATACTGGCGAACTTCCCAAGCGCGCACGCTATTACCAGGGCATGTGCGATTTGGATGTCCTTGCCAAGGGCGTGAATTACACAATGCTTCAGGAACAGTATATTCTGTTCATCTGTCCGGAGGATATTTTCGACGAGGGACTGCCGGTATACAGGTTCCAGAACCGCGAGGAATCTGACCCGAGCATTTTGATGGGGGACCTCTGCTACAAGAATTTTTATATTTTCAGTAAGCATAGTGAAATCGCTGATGAAGCTACTCGTGAATACATGCAGTATTTTGCAACGAAGCAGGGTTCATCCAGCAAGATGAAGCATATTCAGGATCTTGTGGAAAAGTACCGCAGGGATCCCGTAGCAAAGAAGGCGTATATGACCCTGGAACAGGAACTCGACATTCGGTATAAGAAGGGCCGTGAAGAAGGCCGCAAGGACAAGGCTCTTGAAATGGCTAGGGCTATGCTCGCCAAGGGTAAGCCTGTTAGCGAAATTATTGAGTTTACCGGTCTCTCTGAGGAAGAAGTCAAGGCTCTTCAAAAAAATCATAATCTTGGTTGA
- the csx20 gene encoding CRISPR-associated protein Csx20, with translation MCSLFNVTNHTITRDQFDDAAVSLGVMEEVLPPEEIRTLWGNVPPEIDSVKDYVFPVLYWLSSHLEPTDIVWVQGEWGSTLAVVEWCRARGVKCVYATTTRIAQEIHTDKGVQMTHTFKHVRFRDYYEVKPRFPRTC, from the coding sequence ATGTGCAGTTTGTTCAATGTCACTAATCACACGATTACTAGAGATCAGTTTGATGACGCTGCGGTTAGCCTTGGCGTAATGGAAGAGGTTTTGCCTCCTGAAGAAATCCGTACTTTGTGGGGGAATGTCCCTCCGGAAATTGATTCCGTAAAGGATTACGTTTTCCCTGTGTTGTACTGGCTTTCGTCTCATTTGGAACCTACGGATATTGTTTGGGTCCAGGGGGAATGGGGCTCTACTCTTGCCGTTGTAGAATGGTGCCGTGCTCGAGGTGTAAAGTGTGTCTATGCTACGACGACTCGTATTGCTCAGGAAATCCATACGGATAAGGGTGTGCAAATGACGCATACGTTTAAGCACGTCCGGTTCCGGGATTATTATGAAGTCAAGCCTCGTTTTCCTAGGACGTGTTAA